The window CAGCGCCTGTTCGAGGGGCGCGAGGATGAGTCGGCGGTCGATCTGCGTCGGCAGCAGGCGGCGCCATGATGCGTCGATTGCCCTTCGGTTTTGCCCGACGTTTCGGCGTGCTGCTGGAGCCGCAGGGCGAGACGGCGACCCTGCTGATCCGCGCCGATACACCGTTGACCGCACTGGCCGAGGCTCGGCGTCAGCTGGGCCGGGACTGGCCGCTGCAGCCACTCGGCGAGGCCGACTTCGCCGAGCGCCTGGCTGCCTGCTACAGCGACGGCCAGAGTGCCGCCGAGCAGGTCGCCCAGGGCCTGGACGACGAGCTCGACCTGATGAGCCTGGCCGATCACCTGCCGACAACCGCCGACCTGCTGGAGCAGGAGGGGGATGCGCCGATCATCCGCCTGATCAATGCCCTGCTCGGCGAGGCGGTGCGGGAAAAGGCCTCGGACGTGCACCTGGAAACCTTCGAACACAGTGTCTCGGTGCGCCTGCGGGTGGATGGCCAGTTGCGCGAGGTGCTGCAGCCACGACGTGAACTGGCGACCTTGCTGGTATCGCGGATCAAGGTCATGGCCCGGCTGGACATCGCCGAGAAGCGCGTGCCGCAGGATGGCCGGATCGCCCTGCGACTGGCCGGCCACGAGGTCGATGTACGCGTCTCGACCCTGCCTTCGGCCCATGGCGAGCGGGTGGTGCTGCGCCTGCTGGACAAGCAGGCCGGGCGCCTCGAACTGGCCCGGCTCGGCATGCCGGACGAAACACTGGAGCGTTTCCGGCGCATCCTCGGCAAACCCCACGGGATCTTCCTGGTCACCGGACCAACCGGGTCGGGCAAGACCACCAGCCTCTACGCGGCGTTGAATCACCTCAACGATCGTACCCGCAACATCCTCACGGTCGAGGACCCGATCGAGTACCACCTGCCCGGCATCGGCCAGACACCGGTCAATCCCAAGGTGGAGATGACCTTTGCCCGTGGCCTGCGGGCGATCCTGCGCCAGGACCCGGACGTGGTGATGGTGGGCGAGATCCGTGATCGGGAAACCGCTGCGATTGCCGTGCAGGCCTCGCTCACCGGCCACCTGGTGCTGTCGACCCTGCACACCAACAGCGCGGCGGGGGCCGTGACCCGCCTGCTGGACATGGGCGTGGATGCCTACCTGCTCGCGTCATCGCTGGTCGGCGTGCTGGCCCAGCGGCTGGTGCGCACCCTGTGTCCCGCGTGCAAGGTGCCGGTGCAGGCCGATACGGCTGCCTGCCAGCGCCTGGGCGTTGAGCTTCCGGTCGCGCCGAGGATTTTCAGGGCCGCGGGCTGTCCGCGCTGCCAGCAGGGCTACCGTGGCCGCACCGGCATCTACGAACTGATCGGCATCACCCAGCCCCTGGCGCAGATGATCCACAACGGTGCCAGTGAACCGGAGCTGGCCCGGCAGGCCCGGAACCTCGGTCCCAGCCTGTTCCAGGACGGACGGCGCCTGGTGCTGGAAGGCCTCACCAGCCTCGACGAACTGCTGCGCGTCACGCAGGAAGACTGACGATGCCGACCTTCGACTACCAGGCCCGGGATGCCCGGGGGCGACTCTGCCGGGGCCAGCAGCAGGCCGAGAGTGCACGGCATGCCCGGCAGTTGCTACGCGAGCGTGGCCTGCTGCCGAGCATGTTGAGGCCGGTTCGGGAGCGCTCTGGCCGAGCCGGGGCGGGCGGATTGGGAGCCGCTGAGTTGGCCCTGCTGACCCTGCAACTGTCGACCCTGGTCCAGGCCGGCCTGCCGCTTGAGGAGGCCCTGCGAGCGCTGGCGGCGCAGAGTCGGAAGCGGCGCACCGCGAACCTGCTGGCGGCGGTGCGTGATCGGGTCATGGAAGGGTACACGCTGTCCTCGGCGCTGGCCGGTTTCCCCCGGGCCTTTCCCGAACTGTTCCGCGCCAGCATCGCCGCCGGTGAACGCTCCGGGCACCTGGGCCAGGTGCTGGAGCAACTGGCGCATTACACCGAGGCACGCCAGCAGGCCCGGCAGAAGATCCAGCTGGCGCTGGTCTATCCGCTGGTCCTGTTGCTGGCGTCACTGGGCATCGTCGGCTTTCTGCTGGGCTTCGTGGTGCCGGACGTGGTGCGGATCTTCACCGACAGCGGCCGCGAACTGCCGTTGTTGACCCGTGGCCTGATCGCTCTCAGCGATGGCCTGCGCGATTACTTCTGGCTGCTGTTACCTGGGCTGCTTGGCCTGCTTCTCGTGCTACGCGGCGCCTGGCGGCAGCCGGTCCTGCGTTTGCGCTGGCATGCCTGGCTGCTCCGGGTGCCGCTGGCGGGTGGCGTCCTCGGGGCCGTGGAGGCGGCACGTTTCGCCAGCACCCTGGCGATTCTCGGCAGGAGTG of the Pseudomonas vanderleydeniana genome contains:
- the gspE gene encoding type II secretion system ATPase GspE, translating into MMRRLPFGFARRFGVLLEPQGETATLLIRADTPLTALAEARRQLGRDWPLQPLGEADFAERLAACYSDGQSAAEQVAQGLDDELDLMSLADHLPTTADLLEQEGDAPIIRLINALLGEAVREKASDVHLETFEHSVSVRLRVDGQLREVLQPRRELATLLVSRIKVMARLDIAEKRVPQDGRIALRLAGHEVDVRVSTLPSAHGERVVLRLLDKQAGRLELARLGMPDETLERFRRILGKPHGIFLVTGPTGSGKTTSLYAALNHLNDRTRNILTVEDPIEYHLPGIGQTPVNPKVEMTFARGLRAILRQDPDVVMVGEIRDRETAAIAVQASLTGHLVLSTLHTNSAAGAVTRLLDMGVDAYLLASSLVGVLAQRLVRTLCPACKVPVQADTAACQRLGVELPVAPRIFRAAGCPRCQQGYRGRTGIYELIGITQPLAQMIHNGASEPELARQARNLGPSLFQDGRRLVLEGLTSLDELLRVTQED
- the gspF gene encoding type II secretion system inner membrane protein GspF, giving the protein MPTFDYQARDARGRLCRGQQQAESARHARQLLRERGLLPSMLRPVRERSGRAGAGGLGAAELALLTLQLSTLVQAGLPLEEALRALAAQSRKRRTANLLAAVRDRVMEGYTLSSALAGFPRAFPELFRASIAAGERSGHLGQVLEQLAHYTEARQQARQKIQLALVYPLVLLLASLGIVGFLLGFVVPDVVRIFTDSGRELPLLTRGLIALSDGLRDYFWLLLPGLLGLLLVLRGAWRQPVLRLRWHAWLLRVPLAGGVLGAVEAARFASTLAILGRSAVPLVDALEISAAVIGNLAIRGRMLEVARSVREGGSLTRALEQGGDIPPLMLHMIASGERAGELDSMLARAAEQQEKSLAARIALVVSLFEPAMLVAMGGIVLLIVMAILLPILSLNQTVN